The Streptomyces nigra genome includes the window CACCTCCACCTCGCGCGGGGTGAGCATCTGGAGCAACCGCTGCCCCTCGTCGTCCGGCTGGGCCGCCGGGTTCAGCAGCTCGCTGAACGCGCCCTGCAGCAACTGCGGTGCCACCGCCGCCTCACCGGCCCGCGCCTTCATGATCGCCCGCTCGACACCCTCGATGCGCTCGTCGTGCCGCACATAACCGGAGGCGCCGGCCGCGAACGCCGCCGCGATCCCGCGGGGGCTCGGCACCGGCCCGAGGACCAGCACCGCCACCTGCGGCCGCTCCCGCTTGATCCGCACCACCGGGTCGAACATCCCCGGCTCCGCCGGTGTCGCCGTCCCCAGCAGACACACCTCGGGCGCCCGCGTGATCACCAGCTCGGCCGCCCCCGCGGCCGGAGCCGCCGCGGCCAGCACCCGATGCCCCCTCAGTTTCAGTGCCGAGGCCAGCGCCTCGGCGAGCAACCGGTGGTCGTCGACCACCATCAGTCGCACTCCCATCGAGCAACCCCCCAGTCCCCCCAATGGATCTCCCGCCATGCCCGGATGCGGTCGTCACGCCGTCCGGGCGCCCCACTATGGATACCCACTGGTCCGCGCGGACAGCGGCCCCCTCCCGGCCGGGCCGCCCTTCATGCCCCCGGAAGCTACACGCTTGTTCGACGTCGCGCTCCCCCTACCGGCGATAAGTGCCCCGGAACGGCGGAATTTCCGGCTTTCCCCGCACGCCCGGCCACACAGGCGGTAAGCCGACGGCCCCGCTCCTGACCAGGAACGGGGCCGTCGAAAGGGGGCGCGCGCGTCAGCCGTTCGCGCCGAACGCGATCAGATGCCACCGCTGCTCGCCCGAACTCCCCAGCGAGCTGGCGAACCTGGACGACATGTACAGCCGGCCCTGCGAGTAGAGGATCTCGGCGTAGTCCGGGGACATCCGCGTCTCGATGTCCCGGACCGGCCGCGCCGCCGGGTTCTCCAGCAGCTTCGTCTCCTTGAAGTCGCCGCCGTCGATGCTGACGATCTGCCCGCCCTTGTCGTACGGGGGCCGCTTGTAGGCGATCACATTGCCGCCGTCCATGCGCAGCGGCGTGATGGTGTAGCGGTCGCCGGCGTCGGCGCGCTGCCCGGTCTGCTTGCCGGTGGCCAGGTCGAAGGCGACGATCTCGTTGGTACGGCCGTACTCGCCGCCGCCGGAGTGCTCCTTGGTCGCCGCGTACAGCCGGTCGTTGCCGACGACGACGCCGGTGCAGGCCTCGATGGTGGTGACGCCGGAGCAGCGGGCCGCGAACTTGTCGGCGGGCAGCGGGATGCGGATGCGCAGCTTGCCCGTCTTGTTGTCGATGGAGAAGGCGTCCGAGATGCCGATGGCGTCGGACTCGCCGACCTCGGCGGCGACCACGAGCGGGTCGGTGGAGATGACGCTGGCGTACTCGACGCCCTCGGCCATCTTGTACTCGGAGATCACCTTCCCGGACTTCGGGTCGACGGTCTGGATGTGCAGCTGCGGCTGGTCGTAGCTGCCGCACTTGCGCACCACGACGAGCTTGGGCCCGCCGCCGTAGCCGAGGTCGTAGCAGTCGTCGTCGGCCTTCGGCGTCCACAGCGAGCGGCCGGTCCTCAGGTCGAAGGCGGCGCCGCCGCTCGTGCCGCCCGCGGCGACGGTGCCGCCGCTGACGGTGAGGTTGTCGAAGCGCAGCTCACGGCTGCCGGTCTTGGCGGTCTTCGTCCACAGCTTCTTGCCGGTGTCGAGGTCGATCGCGGCGACCTGGCTGCACCCGTGGGACGGCTTGTCCTTGGTGGGCTTCGCGGGCTGGAACGCGATCGCCGTGAGGTGCCCGTCGGTGATGTGCCGGCTGGCCTGGCAGACCGGTCCGGGCAGCGGGATCGTCCACAGCTCGGTGCCCTTGGCGGGGTCGTAGCCGACGATCTCGGACACGCCGCTCTTGACGTACGCCTTCTCGGTCAGCCACGAGCCGGCGACGACGACGCTGGTGTCCTCGTCGACCTTGGGCGACGGGACCTTGAACAGGACGTCGGAGTTGGTCTCGGCGGGCACCTTCTCGGTGCCGTCGGGGGTGTCCCCGCCGCCGCCCCGACCGTCGTCGCCTCCGCCGCCGGTGCCGCCGCTGGAGCTGGCGGTCTCGTCCTTGCCGCCGTCGTCACCGGGCTTGAACAGGAACACACCGCCGACGACCAGGGCGATCACGACGACGACCGCGGCCACGATGACCGCGATCCGCCCGCCGTTGGCGCCGCCGCCGGCCGTCGTGACGGGCTGCGTCGCGTAGGGCTGCTGCTGCGGATAGCCGTAACCGGGCTGCTGGCCGTACGGGTTGGGCGTCG containing:
- a CDS encoding helix-turn-helix transcriptional regulator, with the translated sequence MGVRLMVVDDHRLLAEALASALKLRGHRVLAAAAPAAGAAELVITRAPEVCLLGTATPAEPGMFDPVVRIKRERPQVAVLVLGPVPSPRGIAAAFAAGASGYVRHDERIEGVERAIMKARAGEAAVAPQLLQGAFSELLNPAAQPDDEGQRLLQMLTPREVEVLVRVADGEDTRLIAAGMGIAPSTARTHVQRVLMKLGVGSRLEAAALAARTGLLDRAGPLPRPHAPPEPP
- a CDS encoding PQQ-binding-like beta-propeller repeat protein, with the translated sequence MTQPPPPPPNQPPGGFGPPQGQPPQQPGQPQHGQQQPPQPPTPPAGPPQQQPGYGYPQAPQQPQQPTPPYGYPGQQPNPYTQQPQPYPTPNPYGQQPGYGYPQQQPYATQPVTTAGGGANGGRIAVIVAAVVVVIALVVGGVFLFKPGDDGGKDETASSSGGTGGGGDDGRGGGGDTPDGTEKVPAETNSDVLFKVPSPKVDEDTSVVVAGSWLTEKAYVKSGVSEIVGYDPAKGTELWTIPLPGPVCQASRHITDGHLTAIAFQPAKPTKDKPSHGCSQVAAIDLDTGKKLWTKTAKTGSRELRFDNLTVSGGTVAAGGTSGGAAFDLRTGRSLWTPKADDDCYDLGYGGGPKLVVVRKCGSYDQPQLHIQTVDPKSGKVISEYKMAEGVEYASVISTDPLVVAAEVGESDAIGISDAFSIDNKTGKLRIRIPLPADKFAARCSGVTTIEACTGVVVGNDRLYAATKEHSGGGEYGRTNEIVAFDLATGKQTGQRADAGDRYTITPLRMDGGNVIAYKRPPYDKGGQIVSIDGGDFKETKLLENPAARPVRDIETRMSPDYAEILYSQGRLYMSSRFASSLGSSGEQRWHLIAFGANG